One window of Quercus robur chromosome 5, dhQueRobu3.1, whole genome shotgun sequence genomic DNA carries:
- the LOC126726772 gene encoding primase homolog protein-like isoform X2, whose protein sequence is MAVIHHCPCRPLLHTLFSSTTSRTLGRVWPRSFSHTQTTPPPPPPSSSSSLPLQPNTPTRILSNVEQTGVGSNVLGAKVSVLKQKMELLGINSHDFLIPGRFHHFFCPKCKGGQSMIRTLSLHIIQDGGFAMWRCFHNECQWIGQVFADDREAYNGFGKKVKSFGQISEESLGLEPLDSELIAYFAERMISEKTLQRNAVMQLSSQKNVIAFTYRQNGLLVGCKYRTIEKRFWQEKGTEKILYGLDDINDVAEIIIVEGEIDKLSLEEAGLCNCVSVPNGAPTKVSTKGLPSVQKYLWNCKENLDKVSRIILATDGDTSGKALAEELACRLGKERCWKVHWPKKDDSCYFKDANEVLKHMGPAALKKVIEDAELYQPNIVNQVM, encoded by the exons ATGGCAGTCATTCACCACTGTCCTTGTCGTCCTCTCCTTCACACACTCTTCTCTTCCACCACCAGCAGAACACTAGGCCGTGTTTGGCCTCGCTCTTTCTCTCATACTCAAACCactccaccaccaccgccaccttcttcttcttcttctttgcctctccaaccaaacaccccAACACGCATACTCT CTAATGTAGAGCAAACAGGAGTGGGAAGCAATGTTTTGGGTGCTAAAGTGAGTGTGTTAAAGCAGAAAATGGAGCTTCTTGGTATCAACTCTCATGATTTTCTTATTCCTGGACGCTTCCATCACTTTTTTTGCCCCAAG TGCAAAGGAGGGCAGTCAATGATAAGGACCTTATCTCTTCATATCATCCAAGATGG GGGTTTTGCTATGTGGAGGTGTTTCCACAATGAATGTCAATGGATAGgtcag GTATTTGCAGATGACAGGGAAGCATATAATGGATTCGGCAAGAAAGTCAAGTCCTTTGGACAAATATCTGAGGAAAGTCTAGGATTAGAACCGCTAGATTCCGAG CTGATTGCATATTTTGCTGAGCGGATGATATCTGAAAAAACATTGCAAAGAAATGCTGTTATGCAATTATCTTCACAGAAG AATGTCATTGCTTTTACTTATAGACAAAATGGACTGCTTGTTGGTTGCAAGTACCGAACTATTGAAAAAAGATTTTGGCAG GAGAAGGGTACAGAGAAGATATTATATGGACTTGATGATATAAATGATGTGGCTGAAATCATCATT GTTGAAGGTGAAATAGATAAGCTTTCGCTAGAGGAAGCTGGCCTCTGCAATTGTGTAAGTGTTCCTAATGGTGCGCCAACAAAGGTTTCCACTAAAGGATTACCATCTGTTCAAAAG TATCTCTGGAACTGCAAAGAGAACCTGGATAAG GTTTCTCGCATCATCTTGGCAACTGATGGTGACACATCAGGCAAAGCTTTGGCTGAAGAGCTAGCATGCCGCCTTGGAAAAGAGAG ATGTTGGAAAGTACATTGGCCAAAGAAAGATGACTCCTGCTATTTTAAAGACGCTAACGAG GTTCTCAAACATATGGGACCAGCTGCTCTGAAGAAGGTAATTGAAGATGCAGAGTTATATCAGCCAAATATTGTAAACCAAGTAATGTAA
- the LOC126726773 gene encoding putative leucine-rich repeat receptor-like serine/threonine-protein kinase At2g24130: protein MASISETLLLFFSIILTLSRAMHSASVVEDLNNLKPPPDFSTTIRTNCIHNPSLRYCNSSDLNEIFKSTIVASHLCNESRNPNCVETFPKIDLRSRPKIAPLYLSFSFFWKYCPLSILSIDLSNNSMKGSFPIDVLQCTQIQALDLSHNELTGDVPIHSFSPLTNLTLLNLSYNYFSESTMSDTEFFKRFNASSFIHSGLLPNQKKFTIKVIILLVGFPIFVILMVGCFGWLFFVRPDFLPRVFRRKNKLTPSMLKAATDGFSRENLVGKGEGVDMYRGVLRDGTQVRIEIYRDDISRESQRRFEEECKVLVQLSHENIVQVLGSCSRQKLRAIVTEWMEGDNVEIWLSRAAPSWKHRLKILMGVVKGMCYLHEEWPEVGYDLRTSSVLLSDNLEPLISRFKVGDQSSSTRKIHKFGVFLLEILVSSRLSDESKSGEVRFIDHIRKHYPGNLREVIDERMKMTENSFDQAKQLIRLGLVCTDQSSCHHPHLSQIADIITRAYESWNVLASPTHKRSPGDKGHKRLQSR from the exons ATGGCTTCTATTTCAGAAACTCTCCTTCTATTTTTCTCCATAATATTGACCTTATCTCGTGCTATGCACTCAGCATCAGTGGTAGAAGACCTCAACAATTTAAAACCACCTCCAGATTTCAGCACCACAATAAGGACTAATTGCATCCACAACCCATCCTTAAGATACTGCAATTCCTCTGACCTCAACGAAATCTTCAAATCCACCATTGTTGCAAGTCATCTCTGCAATGAGTCAAGGAACCCAAACTGTGTAGAAACATTCCCCAAGATAGACCTTAGAAGCCGTCCTAAGATCGCGCCACTCTACTTGTCATTCAGTTTCTTTTGGAAGTACTGCCCATTAAGCATCTTATCAATTGATTTGTCCAACAACTCTATGAAGGGTAGTTTTCCGATTGATGTCCTCCAATGCACCCAAATCCAAGCTCTTGATTTGAGCCACAATGAACTTACTGGTGATGTTCCAATACACAGCTTCTCTCCCCTTACAAACCTTACACTTCTTAATCTGTCATACAATTATTTTTCTGAAAGTACAATGTCTGATACCGAGTTCTTTAAACGCTTTAATGCTTCAAGTTTTATTCATTCGGGTCTTCTCCCAAACCAGAAGAAGTTTACTATCAAAGTCATAATCTTgttggttggtttccccattttTGTGATTCTGATGGTGGGTTGCTTTGGATGGCTTTTTTTTGTAAGGCCTGATTTTCTGCCTAGAGTGTTTCGTAGAAAGAACAAGCTCACACCGTCGATGCTTAAGGCAGCAACTGATGGGTTTTCAAGAGAGAATTTGGTGGGAAAAGGCGAGGGAGTTGATATGTACAGAGGAGTACTAAGAGATGGTACCCAAGTGAGGATTGAGATCTATAGGGATGACATTTCAAGGGAAAGCCAACGGAGATTTGAAGAAGAATGCAAGGTTCTTGTTCAATTATCTCACGAGAACATAGTTCAGGTTTTGGGATCCTGTAGTAGACAAAAACTGAGGGCTATTGTCACAGAGTGGATGGAGGGTGACAATGTTGAAATATGGTTATCAAGGGCAGCTCCATCATGGAAGCACAGGTTGAAAATATTGATGGGAGTGGTGAAGGGGATGTGTTATCTGCACGAGGAATGGCCTGAAGTAGGGTATGATCTCAGGACAAGCAGTGTTTTGTTGTCTGACAACCTAGAGCCATTGATTTCAAGGTTTAAGGTTGGAGATCAAAGCAGTAGTACAAGGA AGATTCACAAGTTTGGAGTATTCTTACTGGAGATTTTAGTTAGCAGCAGGTTGAGTGATGAGTCCAAGAGTGGTGAGGTTCGCTTTATTGATCACATCAGAAAGCATTATCCTGGAAATCTGAGAGAGGTGATTGATGAGAGGATGAAAATGACAGAAAATTCGTTTGATCAAGCGAAACAGTTAATACGCCTAGGTTTAGTGTGCACAGATCAGTCAAGCTGTCATCATCCGCACTTAAGTCAGATTGCTGATATTATAACTAGAGCTTATGAATCTTGGAATGTTTTGGCATCTCCTACTCATAAAAGATCACCTGGAGATAAAGGTCACAAGCGCTTACAATCAAGATAA
- the LOC126726772 gene encoding primase homolog protein-like isoform X1 — MAVIHHCPCRPLLHTLFSSTTSRTLGRVWPRSFSHTQTTPPPPPPSSSSSLPLQPNTPTRILSNVEQTGVGSNVLGAKVSVLKQKMELLGINSHDFLIPGRFHHFFCPKCKGGQSMIRTLSLHIIQDGGFAMWRCFHNECQWIGQVFADDREAYNGFGKKVKSFGQISEESLGLEPLDSELIAYFAERMISEKTLQRNAVMQLSSQKNVIAFTYRQNGLLVGCKYRTIEKRFWQEKGTEKILYGLDDINDVAEIIIVEGEIDKLSLEEAGLCNCVSVPNGAPTKVSTKGLPSVQKFDLQFQYLWNCKENLDKVSRIILATDGDTSGKALAEELACRLGKERCWKVHWPKKDDSCYFKDANEVLKHMGPAALKKVIEDAELYQPNIVNQVM, encoded by the exons ATGGCAGTCATTCACCACTGTCCTTGTCGTCCTCTCCTTCACACACTCTTCTCTTCCACCACCAGCAGAACACTAGGCCGTGTTTGGCCTCGCTCTTTCTCTCATACTCAAACCactccaccaccaccgccaccttcttcttcttcttctttgcctctccaaccaaacaccccAACACGCATACTCT CTAATGTAGAGCAAACAGGAGTGGGAAGCAATGTTTTGGGTGCTAAAGTGAGTGTGTTAAAGCAGAAAATGGAGCTTCTTGGTATCAACTCTCATGATTTTCTTATTCCTGGACGCTTCCATCACTTTTTTTGCCCCAAG TGCAAAGGAGGGCAGTCAATGATAAGGACCTTATCTCTTCATATCATCCAAGATGG GGGTTTTGCTATGTGGAGGTGTTTCCACAATGAATGTCAATGGATAGgtcag GTATTTGCAGATGACAGGGAAGCATATAATGGATTCGGCAAGAAAGTCAAGTCCTTTGGACAAATATCTGAGGAAAGTCTAGGATTAGAACCGCTAGATTCCGAG CTGATTGCATATTTTGCTGAGCGGATGATATCTGAAAAAACATTGCAAAGAAATGCTGTTATGCAATTATCTTCACAGAAG AATGTCATTGCTTTTACTTATAGACAAAATGGACTGCTTGTTGGTTGCAAGTACCGAACTATTGAAAAAAGATTTTGGCAG GAGAAGGGTACAGAGAAGATATTATATGGACTTGATGATATAAATGATGTGGCTGAAATCATCATT GTTGAAGGTGAAATAGATAAGCTTTCGCTAGAGGAAGCTGGCCTCTGCAATTGTGTAAGTGTTCCTAATGGTGCGCCAACAAAGGTTTCCACTAAAGGATTACCATCTGTTCAAAAG TTTGATCTTCAATTTCAGTATCTCTGGAACTGCAAAGAGAACCTGGATAAG GTTTCTCGCATCATCTTGGCAACTGATGGTGACACATCAGGCAAAGCTTTGGCTGAAGAGCTAGCATGCCGCCTTGGAAAAGAGAG ATGTTGGAAAGTACATTGGCCAAAGAAAGATGACTCCTGCTATTTTAAAGACGCTAACGAG GTTCTCAAACATATGGGACCAGCTGCTCTGAAGAAGGTAATTGAAGATGCAGAGTTATATCAGCCAAATATTGTAAACCAAGTAATGTAA
- the LOC126729152 gene encoding transcription factor bHLH52-like, with amino-acid sequence MALSFCSNWDMTSFQPEQAADLSFEYNLALAQENFQLGSHFEQPDESSLYHVDSYTNLLPYFSAAPSDNLITSGVHSPEMFLLDDSYSYQYPKRQRTSTYGGENSNYYYSNFTPGFYDGYVPNPDNLVPESMPEVMAQFLVSSGNYGCGSSTSSPQSSVKKPMKVSLSAQSIAARERRRKITEKTQELGKLIPGGHRLNTAEMFHAAFNYVKYLQAQASVLQLMGSIQEIKEEPITNYSREELQALIASPIIQEKLSSEEKCLVPKEFLQILADDKEVQLKPVIVEDIDQLLQTKTDG; translated from the exons ATGGCTTTAAGCTTTTGCTCCAACTGGGACATGACCAGTTTCCAACCAGAGCAAGCAGCAGACCTCAGTTTTGAATACAATTTAGCTCTTGCACAGGAAAATTTCCAGCTTGGTTCACATTTCGAGCAGCCCGATGAGTCATCCTTGTATCATGTGGACAGCTACACCAATCTACTCCCATACTTCTCTGCTGCCCCATCAGATAACTTGATCACCTCCGGCGTCCACTCACCGGAAATGTTTTTGCTGGATGATTCCTACTCCTACCAGTACCCAAAACGCCAGAGAACTAGTACTTACGGTGgtgaaaattcaaattattactACTCGAATTTCACACCTGGTTTCTATGATGGGTATGTTCCAAATCCTGATAATTTGGTACCCGAGTCCATGCCGGAAGTTATGGCTCAATTTCTAGTATCATCAGGTAACTATGGTTGTGGAAGTAGTACTAGTAGTCCTCAGAGTAGTGTGAAGAAACCCATGAAAGTGAGCTTGTCTGCTCAAAGTATTGCTGCACGTGAAAGGAGAAGGAAGATAACAGAGAAGACTCAGGAACTTGGGAAGTTGATTCCTGGTGGGCATAGGTTGAACACTGCTGAGATGTTCCATGCTGCTTTCAATTATGTCAAGTACTTGCAGGCTCAAGCTTCAGTTCTTCAACTCATGGGCTCAATTCAG GAAATAAAAGAAGAACCAATCACCAATTATTCAAGAGAAGAACTCCAAGCTCTAATTGCATCACCAATTATTCAAGAGAAGTTGTCCTCAGAGGAGAAGTGCTTGGTTCCAAAAGAATTTCTTCAAATTCTAGCTGATGATAAAGAAGTCCAATTAAAGCCAGTTATCGTCGAGGACATTGATCAGTTGCTGCAAACCAAAACCGATGGCTGA